The following proteins come from a genomic window of Salvia hispanica cultivar TCC Black 2014 chromosome 4, UniMelb_Shisp_WGS_1.0, whole genome shotgun sequence:
- the LOC125218250 gene encoding uncharacterized protein LOC125218250 — MENPNFPIGGTESDPDSGACCKRKRGEIDDVPKIDLGGEIAKIDDSSMGEGEEKKTREVREFEDRYDIIYPYQRRLMFEDEDFDMRGYFSSDDEEMLEGMERAPYDRKPVLEYISQVRNSFGFDVDAHIPYWMRQGIFYFIPIRLSRAGPGYRDYVNDAANIAIREINLDMKNKTSFELVEVAKAVITYAPFNLLFLTLAVKRVEEAKTETIRAIVYHPVCQPWELHQWMLVKPDAAEA; from the exons ATggaaaaccctaatttccCGATTGGGGGAACAGAATCGGATCCGGATTCCGGTGCCTGTTGTAAACGGAAAAGAGGAGAGATTGATGATGTACCGAAAATCGATTTGGGTGGCGAAATTGCGAAAATCGATGATTCCTCCATGGGCGAGGGCGAGGAGAAGAAAACGAGGGAGGTAAGGGAATTCGAAGATAGATATGATATAATTTATCCCTACCAAAGAAGGTTGATGTTCGAAGACGAAGATTTTGATATGAGAGGTTATTTCTCAAGTGACGATGAGGAGATGCTCGAGGGTATGGAAAGAGCTCCTTACGACCGCAAGCCTGTTCTCGAATACATCTCTCAAGTCCGCAATAGCTTT GGTTTTGATGTGGATGCGCATATCCCTTATTGGATGAGGCAAGGCATCTTTTATTTCATCCCAATTCGGTTGTCTCGTGCCGGCCCGGGCTATCGTGATTATGTGAACGATGCAGCCAACATTGCCATTCGCGAAATCAATCTTGACATG AAAAACAAAACTAGTTTCGAGCTTGTGGAAGTAGCCAAGGCTGTGATCACGTACGCCCCATTCAATCTGCTGTTTTTGACTCTTGCTGTGAAAAGAGTTGAAGAAGCAAAAACAGAAACTATTCGAGCAATTGTCTATCATCCCGTATGTCAACCTTGGGAACTCCATCAGTGGATGCTCGTCAAACCAGATGCAGCCGAGGCTTGA